In the Tenuifilum sp. 4138str genome, TGTTTAACCCATTCAGCCACCTCGGGTGCTTTGTCATCCTCAAGCCAACGGTAGGGATCGGCCACTTTTACTCCAAAATACTCGTCAACTACATCTACCTGCTTGGTTTTGGGATATTTAACTTTGGCGGTGTTACACGACATTGTAATCAAAATTGGTGTGGCTAACAACATCAATATGAATATCTTTTTCATCGCTTTCAAAATTTTGTTGTGATATACTAACAAAAATACAATAAAATTATGCAAACCTTGCACTAATTTCTGAAAAAAAAAGCAATCGCAATACAATATCGTTTAGTTAAGGTCATTTATCATGTTGCGCGCAAGCGAAACATCACGCTGTCGTGCTGAGTCCCGATTTATAGGGATAGACTTCGCCGAAGCATCTCATTGCTCTTTTCTCTTCAATCCTTTGAAGAGATCCCTCGATTTTGTTGGGGATGATAAAAAACTATCTTCCTTTCTGCTACTTGTCATGCTGAGCTAGCCGAAGCATCGCTTTACCTTAAACCCTTTTATTCTTATTGTTTTTTTTGGAATCGCTCTTTTCAGTTTTTTCTGTTGCGATGCAACGTTTTCCTCGTGCTCTTTGGAAAAAGTACTGCGTGCATCGCTATACATGTGGGAATAATAATGTTGTTACAAATATTGCGCCCCTACGGGGCTGGACGCGGTCTTAGTTGCTCGTTGTTCGTTGTCCGTTGTTCGTGGAACTATTGTCATGCTTAGTTAGTCGAAGCATCTATAAGTACCTTCAAATCTTCTTTAATGCGATTCCTCAACCAACACGGAGTACCATACGCAGAGGCATAAAAGCCAGACCCGGCAATGGGTCGGGGGTGGAACGTGGCGGTGGGCCTAGAAAGCGATACCACATGAGCCACGCCGTAGGCGTGGCGAATAGTATCGCGTGGAAGTTCCACCCTCGGGGCACCCATCGGGTCGGGCTTTTCAGCCTAGATTTTCTTTGGTTCTTTCTTGTATCAAGACAAGAAAGAACATAAAAAACGCTCTTTGTAATACCTTACTGTTGCGATGCAACGCTTTACCCTTGCTCTTTGGAAAGTGTATTGCGAGCATCGCTATACATGTGGGAATAATAATGTTGTTACAAATATTACGCCCCTACGGGGCTGGAAGCGTTGTTAGTTTTTCGTGATTCGTTGTTCGTGAAGCAATTGTCATGTTGAGCTAAGCGAAACGTCACATGGGGTCGGTTAGAGAACCTTCGCTGCGCTCAGGATGAGAGGCATGAATATATTTGTTAACTAAACGACATAGAATCACAATATTTGAAAGTATAAAAAAAGCAGGGGTTACCCTGCTTTTACTATTTGTTTTTCTCCGGTTTTGGCAGCAAAACTTTTCGCGAGAGTTTCAGCTTTCCGGTTTTTTTGTCGATTTCAATAAGCTTAACATCAACCATCTCGCCTTCCTTGAGCACCTCTTCAACCTTCTCTAGCCTACGCCACTCAATTTCCGATATGTGAAGCAGCCCATCCTTGCCGGGAAGAATTTCAACAAATGCACCAAAGGGCATAATGGACTTAACCTTACCCTTGTAAATTTCGCCTACCTCAGGAACAGCAACAATTCCTTTAATCCATTTAACGGCAGCATCGCGGCTTTCAGCACTCTCAGCAAAAACACTAACTACACCGTGATCATTAATTTCCTCAATGGTGATAGTGGTTTGGGTTTCGCGCTGAATTTCCTGAATTACCTTACCACCAGGGCCAATAACGGCACCAATGGTTTCGCGAGGTATGTTGAACTGTTCAATACGGGGGGCGTGGGGTTTAAAGTCGGGACGGGGTTCGGAAATGGTTTGCATCATGATATCAAGGATGTGCATACGTCCATCGTGGGCTTGCTTTAGAGCTTTAGCAAGTACTTCGTACGATAGGCCATCAACCTTTATGTCCATTTGGGTGGCTGTAATACCATCGCGGGTTCCTGCCACCTTAAAGTCCATATCACCAAGGTGATCCTCATCGCCAAGAATGTCGGAAAGTACGGCATACCTATCCGATCCTTTCTCAGTGATAAGCCCCATTGCTATACCCGATACGGGTTTCTTAATCTGAACTCCTGCATCCATCAGCGCCAGGGTGCCTGCGCAAACAGTGGCCATTGATGATGAACCATTCGATTCAAGTATATCGCTCACAACGCGAATTGCGTATGGGTTCTCTGGCGCATCGGGTACCATGTTCTTTAACGCCCTGTGGGCAAGGTTTCCGTGTCCAATTTCCCTGCGGCTCACACCTCTTGAGGGTTTGGCTTCGCCGGTGGAGAAAGGTGGGAAGTTGTAGTGCAGTGTAAACTTCTCAGTTCCCTGCATCAGAACCTCATCAATAATTTTTTCGTCGAGCTTGGTGCCGAGGGTTACTGTGGTAAGCGATTGTGTTTCGCCACGGGTGAAAATGGCCGATCCATGTGCCATGGGCAGGTAATCAACCTCGCACCAGATAGGGCGTATTTCGTGGGTTTTGCGCCCATCGAGGCGAACACCCTCGTTAAGTATCATGTTGCGCATGGCTTCCTTTTCTACCGCATGGTAGTAGCGGTTCACCATGAACTGCTTTGCTTCGCGCTCCTCTTCCGGAATGGTTTCAATAAAGGCTTGCTTAATGGCTTCGAAAGCGGCCGTGCGTTCTTGCTTGGGCAGCATCGATTTGGCTACCTGGTAAACCTTGTCGTAGCAAAACTCATGAACCTTTGCCTTGAGTTCCTCGTCGTTGGTTTCATGGCAGTAGGTGCGTTTAACTACGCCAAGTTCCTTGGCGAGCTCCATTTGAGCCAAGCATTGTGGTTTAATGGCCTCATGGGCAAACTTAATTGCTTCCAGCATATCGGCTTCCGACACCTCTTTCAGTTCGCCTTCAACCATCAGAATATTATCGTAGGTGGCGCCAACAATCATATCGATATCGGCCTCCTCAACTTCCTTAAAGGTAGGGTTAATTTTTAGCTTACCGTTAATGCGAGCCACTCTAACCTCTGAGATTGGGCCATGGAAAGGAACGTCGGAAACGGCAAGCGCTGCCGATGCTGCCAATCCGGCAAGTGCGTCGGGCATAATTTCCTTCTCGGCGGAAATAAGGTTAACGGTAACAAAGGTTTCGGCATGGTAATCGTCAGGGAAAAGGGGACGTAATGCACGGTCAACCAAACGGGCCACCAGAATTTCATAGTCCGATGGTTTTGATTCGCGTTTTAAGAAACCTCCTGGGAAACGGCCGCTTGCAGCAAATTTCTCCTTGTACTCCACGCTAAGCGGCATGAAATCAACATCTTCTTTTGCTTCCTGAGCGCTTACAACTGTAGCGAGAAGCATGGTTTTACCCATTGTTAGCACAACCGAGCCATGGGCTTGTTTGGCCAGTTTACCGGTTTCGATGGTAATGGTTCGGCCATCGCCCAAATCGATTGTCTTTTTTACAACTTTCTGCATAGTTAAAATTTATATAGATAAAATCAACAATAAAATACTGCCTTTGTTTAAACAATTAAACCCCAAAGGATTCCCATCCTCTGGAGGTTATGATAGTGATTAAAAAAAGGCAATTTTAGAAATTGCCTTTTTTGATTTCTTACTTTCTGAGATTTAATTCCTTTACTATTGTTCGATATCTTTCAATATCGTTTTCTTTTAAGTAATCCAAAAGCCTCCTGCGCTTACCCACCAACTTTAACAGAGCGCGCTGGGTACCGTAATCCTTGCGGTGAACCTTTAGGTGCTCAGTTAAATGGTTGATACGGTAGGAGAATAACGCGATCTGGCTCTCAGGTGAGCCGGTATCGGTATTGGACTTCCCGTACTTCTCAAAAATCTCTTTTTTCTGTTCGGCCGTCAAATAGTTCATAACACTGATAATTAGTGGGTAGATTTACTACTTAATTTGAGGTGCAAAGATAAAACCTTTTTTTCAATATCGTTACAATTGATACTTTTTTTTCGAACAGCTATTAATTTTTAAATGCTTAAAAATATGGTATACAGCATGTTAGTATGTTTATAGTATATTTTAACTATTTAGCGTAGTTTTAATTTTTTCCAGTGCCATTTCAATGGGAGTAGGTTTGAAGTTTAAATCGTTTTTTGCCTTGCCTATAACCAGCGAGGTGTTTTTTGGCCTGGGAGCAGCCTCGGCTAAGTCTTTTGAATTTACTTGCAGCAGCAATTCATGGTTCAGGTCAAAGGCTTTTGCAGCAAGTATGGCAAAATCAGCAACTGAAATTATTTGGTCGCCAGAAATATTATAAATGCCTGTAACCCTGTTCAAACAGATCTGGGTGATGGCAGAAGCTAAATCCGGAGCATAGGTTGGGGTGCGAATTTGATCGCTTGGTACTTTGTACTGCTTGTTTTTGCTGAGGTTATCGAATACACGGATAATAATGTTTGGACGCGAAAGTTTGGACTCAACCCCGTAAACCAAGGAGGTTCTTACTATTGTATTGACTACACCCGAGGCCTGTATTAACTTTTCCGCTTCAAGTTTCGATTCCCCATAGTAATTTACTGGGTTAGGTGCATCCATCTCTGTGTAGTTACCTTTAGAACCGTCAAAAATGAAATCGGTTGAGAGGAACACAAGGTGAACATTATAGTCAATGCAGGCCGAAACAATGCGTTTGGTAAGCTCAACGTTCATCCTGTGACAGGCGTACCTGTCAACTTCACAGGCATCCGGGCTGGAAAGAGCAGCACAGTGAACAACAATCTCGGGTTTAATATCATCAACCATGTGGTTGATGTCAGCATTCAACAGGTTCGATGTAAAAGTGGTTACCCCCTCGAGCTGAAACTTTTTGAGCGATGTGGCAAAAACTTCAACCTGGTTAGTGGTACTTAAAGTTTTTGCTATGTTTTTCCCTACAAGGCCATTTGCCCCAGTAACAAGGATTTTCATTTTTAAAATGTTTTAGGAGATTAGATCTTTTAGCTTTTCAACTTGCTCTGTAGTCCCCAGAACAAACAGTAAGGAGTCGTGGGTAAGTATGTGGTTAGGTTCTGGGTTTAAAATGTATTCGCCAAAGGGATTCCTAACGCCAATTACATTAACGCCAGTTTTTTCCCTTATTTGTAATTCATCCAACGATTTTGCCCCAACCTTGAGAATTTTCCTACATGATATTTCAAAAAGGCTAATGTTCCCGGTTCGTTTTAGCATGATATTCTCAACAAACTCAAGAATATCCGGTTGAATAACCAGCTTTGCCATTTTTTGTCCTCCAACCTTGTCGGGCAGTATCACATTGTCGGCGCCAGCAAGCTTTAATTTTTTATCGTTTGTAACGGCTGATGCTCTGCTAATGATTTTAAGTTTTGGATTCATTTCCCTGGCGGTTATTACTACAAAAAGGTTGTCGGCATCGTTCGCCAGAGCCGTAATAAGCGCTTTGGCTTTATCCACCCCTGCTTTCTGCAAGGTGATATCAAGGGTGGCATCGCCATCAACATATGCTATTTTAGGGTTTTGCTGTATATACTCAATCACTTTGGGCCTGTTCTCAATAACAACAACAGGGATGTTATGCGCAAGCAGTTCTTCAACTGCCTGTGAACCATTACGTCCGTATCCCACCACTATAACATGGTTTTGCATTTTGGCAATCTTCTTTTCCATGATCTTCTTATTTGAGTATCGGGAAAGTATTTGTTCCGAAAAGTATTTGGCTAAGAAGGTAGCTGCATAGGCAAAGAATCCAATGCTTATTATGATTAGCGTTATGGTAAACCACA is a window encoding:
- a CDS encoding SDR family oxidoreductase; amino-acid sequence: MKILVTGANGLVGKNIAKTLSTTNQVEVFATSLKKFQLEGVTTFTSNLLNADINHMVDDIKPEIVVHCAALSSPDACEVDRYACHRMNVELTKRIVSACIDYNVHLVFLSTDFIFDGSKGNYTEMDAPNPVNYYGESKLEAEKLIQASGVVNTIVRTSLVYGVESKLSRPNIIIRVFDNLSKNKQYKVPSDQIRTPTYAPDLASAITQICLNRVTGIYNISGDQIISVADFAILAAKAFDLNHELLLQVNSKDLAEAAPRPKNTSLVIGKAKNDLNFKPTPIEMALEKIKTTLNS
- a CDS encoding potassium channel family protein, whose protein sequence is MEQKGGRTLALAIAILLSIITIGTVGYIQLEDFTFTEAIYMTVITIGTVGFKEVRPLSTEGMWFTITLIIISIGFFAYAATFLAKYFSEQILSRYSNKKIMEKKIAKMQNHVIVVGYGRNGSQAVEELLAHNIPVVVIENRPKVIEYIQQNPKIAYVDGDATLDITLQKAGVDKAKALITALANDADNLFVVITAREMNPKLKIISRASAVTNDKKLKLAGADNVILPDKVGGQKMAKLVIQPDILEFVENIMLKRTGNISLFEISCRKILKVGAKSLDELQIREKTGVNVIGVRNPFGEYILNPEPNHILTHDSLLFVLGTTEQVEKLKDLIS
- the rpsO gene encoding 30S ribosomal protein S15, which produces MNYLTAEQKKEIFEKYGKSNTDTGSPESQIALFSYRINHLTEHLKVHRKDYGTQRALLKLVGKRRRLLDYLKENDIERYRTIVKELNLRK
- the pnp gene encoding polyribonucleotide nucleotidyltransferase, translating into MQKVVKKTIDLGDGRTITIETGKLAKQAHGSVVLTMGKTMLLATVVSAQEAKEDVDFMPLSVEYKEKFAASGRFPGGFLKRESKPSDYEILVARLVDRALRPLFPDDYHAETFVTVNLISAEKEIMPDALAGLAASAALAVSDVPFHGPISEVRVARINGKLKINPTFKEVEEADIDMIVGATYDNILMVEGELKEVSEADMLEAIKFAHEAIKPQCLAQMELAKELGVVKRTYCHETNDEELKAKVHEFCYDKVYQVAKSMLPKQERTAAFEAIKQAFIETIPEEEREAKQFMVNRYYHAVEKEAMRNMILNEGVRLDGRKTHEIRPIWCEVDYLPMAHGSAIFTRGETQSLTTVTLGTKLDEKIIDEVLMQGTEKFTLHYNFPPFSTGEAKPSRGVSRREIGHGNLAHRALKNMVPDAPENPYAIRVVSDILESNGSSSMATVCAGTLALMDAGVQIKKPVSGIAMGLITEKGSDRYAVLSDILGDEDHLGDMDFKVAGTRDGITATQMDIKVDGLSYEVLAKALKQAHDGRMHILDIMMQTISEPRPDFKPHAPRIEQFNIPRETIGAVIGPGGKVIQEIQRETQTTITIEEINDHGVVSVFAESAESRDAAVKWIKGIVAVPEVGEIYKGKVKSIMPFGAFVEILPGKDGLLHISEIEWRRLEKVEEVLKEGEMVDVKLIEIDKKTGKLKLSRKVLLPKPEKNK